The Cellulophaga sp. L1A9 genome window below encodes:
- the lpxA gene encoding acyl-ACP--UDP-N-acetylglucosamine O-acyltransferase yields the protein MNQPLAYIHPGAKIAKNVVVEPFTTIHNNVIIGDGTWIGSNVTIMEGARIGKNCNIFPGAVISAPPQDLKYQGEETTVIIGDNTTIRECATIHKGTSDRMKTVIGKNCLIMAYCHVAHDCLVGDNCIFSNNSTLAGHVTIGDNVILAGLVAVHQFVSIGQHAFVTGGSLVRKDVPPYVKAAREPLSYVGINSVGLRRRGIPSEKIREVQNIYRILYQKNYNNSQAVQIIEAEMEATPERDEILQFIRDSQRGIMKGYFSNN from the coding sequence ATGAATCAACCACTGGCATATATTCATCCAGGAGCAAAAATAGCTAAAAACGTAGTAGTAGAACCCTTTACAACGATACACAATAATGTAATTATTGGAGATGGTACTTGGATAGGTTCAAATGTTACTATTATGGAAGGTGCAAGAATCGGAAAAAATTGTAATATTTTTCCTGGTGCTGTAATTTCCGCACCACCTCAAGATTTAAAATATCAAGGAGAAGAAACTACTGTTATCATAGGAGATAACACAACTATTAGAGAATGTGCAACCATTCATAAAGGAACTTCTGACCGTATGAAAACGGTTATTGGAAAAAACTGTCTGATCATGGCGTATTGCCATGTTGCCCACGATTGTTTGGTTGGAGATAATTGTATCTTTTCAAATAACTCTACGTTGGCGGGTCATGTAACGATTGGCGATAATGTTATTTTAGCAGGCTTGGTAGCAGTACATCAATTTGTATCTATTGGGCAACATGCTTTTGTTACAGGTGGGTCTTTAGTTCGTAAAGATGTTCCTCCATATGTAAAAGCAGCACGTGAGCCACTTTCATATGTAGGTATAAACTCTGTTGGATTAAGAAGAAGAGGAATTCCTTCTGAAAAAATTAGAGAGGTACAAAATATCTATAGAATTTTATACCAGAAAAACTATAATAATTCTCAAGCAGTTCAAATTATTGAAGCGGAAATGGAAGCGACTCCAGAGCGTGATGAAATTCTTCAGTTTATTAGAGATTCTCAACGTGGAATAATGAAAGGTTATTTTAGTAATAATTAA